The Prosthecobacter algae genome has a segment encoding these proteins:
- a CDS encoding TIGR01777 family oxidoreductase yields MRIGITGATGLIGRAFAKLATASGHEVIAYSRQKTPLRDAAHTLQLPAETPAKLPETRLDVLVHLAGESLMGLWTADKKNRIWKSRVDLTQAIMAHLQSWSTENRPTTVLAASGIGYYGSRGDSLLDEQSSQGTGFLADLCGQWEGAARQATTWGARVVHLRTSMVLAENGGAYPLMSRAFRYGLGGRLGKGRQWMSWIHVEDEAALMLWAIENSQVTGPLNLCSPHPELNCNFTTKLAHSLKRPAFLHAPALALRLLLRGMAEEMLLCSQRAIPNQATNLGYRFAYPKLEDAFVALS; encoded by the coding sequence ATGCGTATTGGCATCACAGGAGCCACGGGGTTGATCGGTCGAGCCTTTGCCAAGTTGGCCACCGCCAGCGGCCACGAGGTCATCGCCTACAGCCGTCAAAAAACGCCTTTGCGCGATGCGGCCCACACGCTGCAACTGCCCGCCGAAACGCCCGCCAAGTTGCCAGAAACCCGGTTGGATGTCCTCGTCCATCTTGCTGGTGAATCGCTGATGGGTCTGTGGACCGCTGACAAGAAGAACCGCATTTGGAAGAGCCGGGTAGACCTCACCCAGGCCATCATGGCCCACCTCCAGAGCTGGAGCACAGAAAACCGGCCCACCACCGTCCTCGCAGCCTCGGGCATCGGCTACTACGGCAGCCGGGGAGACAGTCTACTGGATGAGCAGTCTTCGCAAGGGACTGGTTTTCTGGCCGATCTCTGCGGGCAGTGGGAGGGGGCCGCCAGACAGGCCACCACCTGGGGAGCGCGCGTCGTCCATCTGCGCACCAGCATGGTCCTGGCCGAAAACGGCGGGGCCTATCCGCTGATGAGTCGCGCCTTTCGCTATGGTCTAGGAGGTCGGCTGGGCAAAGGCCGCCAGTGGATGTCCTGGATCCATGTCGAGGACGAAGCCGCCCTCATGCTCTGGGCTATTGAAAACAGTCAGGTCACTGGCCCGCTGAATCTTTGCTCACCCCATCCGGAGCTGAACTGCAACTTCACCACCAAGCTAGCCCATAGCCTGAAGCGGCCCGCTTTTCTCCATGCGCCGGCCCTGGCGCTTCGCCTCCTGCTGCGTGGCATGGCTGAAGAGATGCTTCTCTGCAGCCAGCGTGCCATCCCCAATCAGGCGACAAATCTGGGCTACCGCTTCGCCTACCCGAAGCTCGAAGATGCTTTTGTGGCCTTGAGCTGA
- a CDS encoding HAD family hydrolase, protein MAALQTTIGIIYDYDQTLSPTYMQDETLFPHFGINPGQFWKKSRELVDQEGYDGELAYLKCMLDYLEMDRPTNEELRILGAKLRYYKGVPEIFNEMNGVLSSQHRLLGIRIEHYIISSGLKILLDGSSLAPFVKRIFGCEFGQDKDGRISFPKRVISHTTKTQYIFRINKGMLEPHEDVNDHMDPELRPIPFENMIYVGDGPTDVPCFTLMKRYGGHAIAVYNPDESNRASFRKCYQLSALADRVKHIAPADYRPGSHLRLLLEEMVLSIADNIVRRKKLEIEEGTVSAPHF, encoded by the coding sequence ATGGCCGCCCTCCAGACCACGATTGGCATCATCTACGACTACGACCAGACGCTGAGCCCCACCTACATGCAGGACGAGACGCTCTTCCCGCATTTCGGCATCAACCCCGGCCAGTTCTGGAAAAAAAGCCGCGAGCTGGTGGACCAGGAAGGTTACGATGGTGAACTGGCCTACCTGAAGTGCATGCTCGACTACCTGGAGATGGACCGGCCCACCAATGAAGAGCTTCGCATCCTGGGTGCCAAGCTGCGCTACTACAAGGGCGTGCCGGAAATCTTCAATGAGATGAACGGCGTCCTCAGCAGCCAGCATCGTTTGTTAGGCATCCGTATCGAGCACTATATCATCTCCTCCGGCCTGAAGATCCTGCTAGATGGCAGTTCCCTGGCCCCTTTCGTCAAACGCATCTTTGGTTGCGAATTCGGCCAGGACAAAGATGGCCGCATCAGCTTCCCCAAACGCGTCATCAGCCACACCACCAAGACTCAGTACATCTTCCGCATCAACAAAGGCATGCTGGAACCGCATGAAGATGTGAACGACCACATGGACCCGGAGCTGCGTCCCATCCCCTTTGAAAACATGATCTATGTCGGTGATGGCCCCACCGATGTGCCCTGCTTCACCCTGATGAAACGCTATGGCGGCCATGCCATCGCCGTTTACAACCCGGATGAATCGAACCGCGCCAGCTTCCGCAAATGCTACCAGCTCAGCGCCCTGGCAGACCGGGTGAAACATATCGCCCCGGCAGACTACCGGCCCGGCAGCCACCTGCGCCTGCTGCTGGAGGAAATGGTCCTCAGCATCGCAGACAACATCGTGCGCCGGAAGAAGCTGGAGATTGAGGAAGGCACCGTCTCCGCTCCGCATTTTTAA
- a CDS encoding FAD-dependent oxidoreductase, which translates to MKPRFLIIGQGLAGTALAWRLHQRGRRFLIVDRDVAQTSSKVAAGLVTPITGMRLNLSWRYGTLYPEALAFYQEIETLLHQRFYHEVPIVRLLRDEKAAALWEKRRLQPEVQPYLANPSPGPLVDEIFFANPHGGFQQQHSGWLDTAAFLAASREHFQNLGAWQAGEVVPESLGIEASGVVWQGETFEAAVFCTGWEAALHPWFDWVPFRSARGTVLSLKAETGNEPRIINRGCWLLPRADGSLRAGPTYELDFADSETPAPEALAGLDKKLRALLKQDFTVTSSQTGVRPIIRGHEALIGRHPGRPQIAFMNGLGSKGVLRAPWVARQLAEHLVDGSPVEAGLDLSGNV; encoded by the coding sequence ATGAAACCACGTTTTCTCATCATCGGCCAGGGGCTGGCGGGCACAGCCCTGGCCTGGCGGCTGCATCAGCGTGGTCGGCGCTTTTTGATTGTGGACCGGGACGTGGCACAGACATCTTCCAAGGTGGCGGCAGGCTTGGTGACACCCATCACGGGCATGCGGCTGAACCTCAGTTGGCGCTATGGCACGCTCTACCCGGAAGCCCTGGCTTTTTATCAGGAGATTGAGACCCTCTTGCACCAGCGCTTTTATCATGAGGTGCCCATTGTGCGCCTGCTGCGGGATGAGAAGGCGGCGGCTCTCTGGGAGAAGCGGCGTCTGCAGCCAGAGGTGCAGCCTTATCTTGCCAATCCCTCTCCGGGGCCGCTGGTGGATGAGATCTTTTTTGCCAATCCCCACGGTGGATTCCAGCAGCAGCACAGCGGGTGGTTGGACACTGCAGCCTTCCTGGCGGCAAGCCGGGAGCATTTTCAAAACCTCGGGGCCTGGCAGGCTGGGGAGGTGGTGCCGGAGTCGCTGGGTATTGAGGCCTCCGGCGTGGTCTGGCAGGGCGAGACCTTTGAGGCGGCTGTTTTCTGCACAGGCTGGGAGGCGGCGTTGCATCCTTGGTTTGACTGGGTGCCCTTTCGTTCGGCGCGGGGCACCGTCCTCAGCCTGAAAGCAGAGACGGGGAACGAGCCCCGCATCATCAATCGCGGCTGCTGGCTGCTGCCCCGGGCAGATGGCAGTTTGCGGGCCGGACCCACCTATGAGCTGGACTTTGCGGATAGTGAAACGCCCGCGCCAGAGGCCCTGGCGGGTCTCGACAAAAAGCTGCGGGCACTTCTAAAACAAGACTTCACAGTCACCAGCAGCCAGACGGGAGTGCGCCCGATCATCCGAGGCCATGAGGCATTGATTGGCCGACATCCGGGGCGGCCTCAGATCGCCTTTATGAATGGCCTGGGCTCCAAAGGAGTCTTGCGCGCTCCATGGGTAGCGCGGCAACTGGCGGAACACTTGGTGGACGGAAGTCCTGTCGAGGCCGGTTTGGACCTCTCCGGTAACGTTTAA
- a CDS encoding ABC transporter substrate-binding protein: MLHPPNLRGALQPVLLACLFLLSLAAHAQEKITVQLKWKHAFQFAGHYAALEKGFYKEAGLDVTLKEGGPETHFADELTSGNCQYAVALSSMVIHRNEGSPVVALAAILQHSPEVLLVPGASGINTPHQMAGKTVAVSPEDTPALLAMFKNEGLAADAVKTIPYEFSPEKMLSGVIAGMGAYTINEPFLLRERGIPFRLLQPRDYGVDFYGDCLYTTEAEIRQHPARVRAFLDATLKGWQYAMSHREEIIDLLKSRYQCPISREGLHYEADEMARLMFSELIDIGHMNEGRWRHIGDTYVRLGMLPEGYSLDGFLYERDPKKDLSWLWWTLGGTMGSTFLLAALVLGLIRVNNRITNAERQAREAQAMLQTVINTIPVGVVWKDRQSRILGCNQVFADYAGFGSPQNARGLTSDRLPWQDAPETNDLSDDEVMDQGRSVLLSDKTFRTAGGNLRSFYQSKVPLRNDQGEIIGLLSVIEDITSLKMAESHQSRLKDRLIQSQKYESLHRLANGVCHHSNNILQALTSYAELARMQSPAGQTRDFMDGVLRESQRVAALNRVLLTCTGHGMHQFEDTSLRHFMEESLPTLKCCLPSSHLLEWQHQGPDVSIHADGESLRHLLINLLTNASEAAEGASTVHLRTGTVDCDVAYLQENHVDPAPPPGEYLYLDIADRGQGMSQEILGMVFDPFFSTKFTGRGLGMAAVLGIVKSHLGTIKIQSSPGEGTTVRVLLPVLKK, encoded by the coding sequence ATGTTGCATCCCCCCAACCTCCGAGGAGCTCTGCAGCCAGTCCTGCTGGCCTGCCTTTTCCTACTCTCCCTTGCGGCTCATGCGCAGGAAAAAATCACCGTACAACTTAAGTGGAAACACGCCTTCCAGTTCGCCGGCCACTATGCGGCTTTGGAAAAGGGCTTCTACAAGGAAGCGGGGCTGGATGTCACGCTGAAGGAAGGCGGGCCAGAAACCCATTTTGCCGATGAACTCACCTCCGGAAACTGCCAGTATGCCGTGGCCCTTTCCTCCATGGTGATCCATCGCAACGAGGGCAGTCCCGTAGTCGCCCTGGCCGCCATCTTGCAGCACTCGCCTGAAGTCCTGCTGGTACCAGGTGCCAGCGGCATCAATACGCCACACCAGATGGCCGGTAAGACCGTCGCCGTTTCTCCAGAGGACACCCCTGCCCTGCTGGCCATGTTTAAAAACGAGGGCCTCGCGGCGGATGCGGTCAAGACCATCCCCTATGAGTTTAGCCCAGAAAAGATGCTCAGCGGCGTCATCGCCGGTATGGGGGCCTACACCATCAATGAACCCTTCTTACTGCGCGAACGGGGCATCCCTTTCCGGCTCCTGCAGCCACGCGACTATGGGGTGGACTTCTATGGCGACTGCCTCTACACGACGGAGGCAGAAATCCGCCAGCATCCGGCCCGCGTACGCGCCTTTCTTGATGCCACACTCAAAGGCTGGCAGTACGCCATGAGCCACCGCGAGGAAATCATTGATCTCCTCAAGTCCCGCTACCAGTGCCCCATCAGCCGCGAGGGCCTGCACTATGAAGCCGATGAAATGGCCCGGCTGATGTTCTCCGAACTCATCGACATCGGCCACATGAATGAAGGCCGCTGGCGGCACATTGGTGATACCTACGTCCGACTGGGCATGCTACCAGAAGGCTACTCGCTCGACGGCTTTCTCTACGAGCGGGATCCCAAGAAGGATCTTTCATGGCTCTGGTGGACACTGGGAGGGACCATGGGCAGCACCTTTCTGCTGGCGGCCCTGGTGCTCGGCCTCATCCGGGTCAACAACCGCATCACCAATGCTGAACGCCAGGCGCGCGAAGCCCAGGCGATGCTACAGACCGTCATCAACACCATTCCCGTCGGCGTGGTCTGGAAAGACCGTCAGTCACGCATCCTGGGCTGCAACCAAGTCTTTGCCGACTATGCCGGTTTTGGCAGTCCACAAAATGCACGTGGCCTCACCAGCGACCGCCTCCCCTGGCAGGATGCTCCTGAGACCAACGACCTTTCCGATGACGAGGTCATGGACCAGGGACGCTCCGTCCTGCTCAGCGACAAAACCTTTCGCACCGCAGGGGGGAACCTGCGCTCCTTTTATCAGAGCAAGGTACCTCTCAGAAACGATCAAGGCGAAATCATCGGCCTGCTCAGCGTCATCGAGGACATCACCTCCCTGAAGATGGCCGAGAGCCATCAGTCCCGATTGAAGGACCGCCTCATCCAGTCCCAAAAGTACGAAAGTCTGCACCGCCTGGCCAACGGCGTATGTCACCACTCCAACAACATCCTGCAGGCCCTAACCAGCTATGCCGAATTGGCCCGCATGCAGTCTCCCGCAGGACAGACCCGCGACTTCATGGACGGCGTGCTCCGGGAAAGCCAGCGCGTGGCCGCTCTGAACCGGGTCCTGCTCACCTGCACCGGACACGGCATGCACCAGTTTGAGGATACATCCCTGCGCCATTTCATGGAAGAGTCGCTGCCCACCCTGAAGTGCTGCCTGCCATCCTCCCACCTGCTGGAGTGGCAGCACCAGGGACCCGACGTTTCCATCCACGCAGACGGGGAAAGCCTGCGCCACCTGCTTATCAACCTTCTCACCAATGCCTCCGAGGCTGCCGAAGGTGCCAGCACCGTGCATCTCCGCACTGGGACGGTGGACTGCGACGTCGCCTATCTTCAGGAGAATCACGTGGACCCCGCCCCACCACCCGGTGAATATCTTTACCTCGACATTGCGGACCGGGGCCAAGGCATGTCCCAGGAGATCCTCGGCATGGTCTTCGACCCCTTTTTCTCCACCAAGTTCACCGGCCGAGGACTGGGCATGGCCGCCGTGCTCGGCATTGTCAAAAGCCACCTGGGCACCATCAAGATCCAAAGTAGCCCCGGCGAAGGGACAACGGTCCGCGTGCTGCTGCCAGTGCTGAAAAAGTGA
- a CDS encoding sigma-54 dependent transcriptional regulator — translation MTDPATILIVDDEKHTRDGLRLSLEDDFDCYVASNAAEAMEHLKNDHVDVMLTDLRLGEDDGMKLLEAALHLPHAPVCIMMTAYGSVDTAVEAMRRGAYHFVTKPLNLDEVELLVKRALRSRSLEHENKALKQQVEQKYSIEGILGKADTLKPILETIQQVAPTRATVLIEGESGTGKELVARAVHNLSGRPKSKLVTVHCAALSPQILESELFGHEKGSFTGAQERRIGRFELADGGTLFLDEIGEIDASTQVKLLRALGEQTIERVGGSKPIKVDVRVVAATNKDLAKMVEEGKFREDLYWRLRVVTIHMPPLRLRKGDIPVLVEHFLKDLATANGKSYKPLGEDALPLLMTYDWPGNVRELRAAIEHGVVMSNSSRVMAKHLPAYLSQPGGLGWRLPFPTATPGTGSDTGLAQPPKAALDIHEMEKQLILKALEQADNNRSEAAELLAMSRRTLQRKLKEMGMVRKHRKRVKS, via the coding sequence TACCCGTGACGGGCTGCGCCTGTCGCTGGAGGATGATTTTGACTGCTATGTGGCCTCGAATGCGGCGGAGGCGATGGAGCATCTGAAAAACGACCACGTGGACGTGATGCTGACAGACTTGCGGTTAGGTGAGGATGACGGGATGAAGTTGCTGGAGGCCGCCCTGCACCTGCCGCATGCCCCCGTTTGCATCATGATGACCGCCTATGGCAGCGTGGACACGGCGGTGGAGGCCATGCGCCGCGGAGCCTATCATTTCGTCACCAAGCCGTTGAACCTCGATGAAGTGGAGCTGCTGGTGAAGCGCGCCTTGCGCAGCCGTAGCCTGGAGCATGAGAATAAGGCCCTGAAGCAGCAGGTGGAGCAGAAGTACTCGATCGAAGGCATCCTGGGCAAGGCGGATACGCTGAAACCCATCTTGGAAACCATCCAGCAGGTGGCCCCCACCCGGGCCACCGTGCTCATCGAAGGGGAAAGCGGCACGGGCAAGGAGCTCGTGGCCCGCGCGGTGCACAACTTGAGCGGACGGCCGAAGTCAAAGCTGGTGACGGTACATTGTGCGGCCTTGTCGCCGCAGATCTTGGAAAGCGAGCTTTTTGGCCATGAGAAGGGCTCCTTTACCGGTGCCCAGGAGCGGCGGATCGGGCGCTTTGAGCTGGCCGATGGAGGCACGCTTTTTCTCGATGAGATTGGCGAAATTGATGCGAGCACCCAGGTTAAGCTGCTGCGTGCCCTGGGCGAGCAGACGATTGAGCGTGTCGGTGGCAGCAAGCCCATCAAGGTGGATGTGCGGGTGGTGGCCGCTACCAACAAAGATCTGGCGAAGATGGTGGAGGAAGGGAAATTCCGCGAGGATCTTTACTGGCGGTTGCGGGTGGTCACCATCCACATGCCACCTCTGCGGCTGCGAAAGGGGGACATCCCGGTGCTGGTCGAGCATTTCCTCAAGGATCTGGCGACAGCCAATGGCAAGAGCTACAAACCGCTGGGCGAGGATGCCCTGCCACTGCTGATGACCTATGACTGGCCAGGAAACGTGCGTGAACTGCGCGCCGCCATCGAGCATGGCGTGGTGATGAGCAACAGCAGCCGGGTCATGGCGAAGCATCTGCCTGCCTACCTTTCCCAGCCGGGCGGCCTGGGCTGGCGACTGCCATTTCCAACGGCCACCCCTGGCACGGGCAGCGATACTGGCCTCGCCCAGCCGCCAAAGGCAGCGCTGGACATCCACGAGATGGAAAAGCAACTCATTCTAAAGGCGCTCGAACAGGCGGACAATAACCGCAGCGAAGCGGCAGAACTCCTGGCCATGAGCCGACGCACTCTTCAGCGGAAGCTCAAGGAAATGGGCATGGTGCGCAAGCACCGCAAGCGCGTAAAGTCCTGA